From Bdellovibrio sp. KM01:
CCGCTGCTGATTACTCTGATTCCGCATCGAATGAACTCCAAAAAACAGGACCAAATACTCTTGAGAGAATGGGCTCTATAGAGGCGCGCGCGCAGGTGGTTAAGATCGATAAAAAAACCCGCGAGATTACTTTCAAACCAGAGGATGGTGAAAACGTAACCGTTGTTGCCGGACCTGAAATCAGAAATTTTGATCAAATTAAAAAAGGTGACACTCTGAAAGTGAACTACATGGAATCTTTGGTGCTAGAGCTTAAGAAAAAAGAAAAAACAGACAATGGCGTTGTTGCTTCAACTGACATCGTTCGATCTGCTCCTGGTGAAAAACCAGGTGGTCACGTCGTGCAGCAGCTGACTGCAACAGGCACAGTGACGAAAATTGATAAAAAGAAACAGGAAGTAACGGTTAAAGGTCCACGTCGCACTATTAGTTTCCACGTTAAAGATCAAAGCGTGCTTAATGAATTGAAAAAGGGCGATCAAATCGAGGCAAAATACACAGAAGCTTTGGCTGTTTCAGTTGAAACGATCAAACGCTAGATTATAAGATGCTACCAAAAGAAAACCCCGGTTTGTGCCGGGGTTTTTTATTTTAACGACCTGCAAGATTTGAACTTAGTGATTTGGATTTTGGTTTGTGCCCGTGCTAGAGCCTGCGCGCTTTCCCGCAGAAGACCCCTTTGTTGAAGATGAAGTGCCATCAATGCTGGATTCACTTTGTGAGGACGAAGACCAGTCGTGAGTGGATTCTTTTTGCACGCGGATATTGTTGGTCACGTCTTTTACTGAAGAAACGCGTTCCGCCAAATCCTCTGCCATGTGTTTCATGCGACGCTCGTTCACAGTGCCAGACAAAGTGACTTCGCCATTTTTTACTTCGACTTCGATGTCATTGGCGTCGATTTCTGAGTGACGTGTCAGCATGTCGCAAACATCTTCTTTAATGCGGTCGTCAGAACGAGTGTAGGACTTTGGACCGCGCCCTTCGAAGCTGCGACGAGATTCATCGCGTCCTTGGCCACTGTGAGAACCGTAGTTGTCTTCGCGCAGACGATTTCCACGTCCAGAGTATGATTGTGATCCCGTATAGTCACGGTCAGAATAGTTTTGTGAGCTATAGTCTCTGCTGTAGCCACCATAGCTTGGAGAAGAGTCAGATTCTCTGTCTTCCTGACTGTTAAAGCGAGTGCTTTCATAATTTCGACTGTATGGCATACCTTGATTGTTGCGATCCATGCTGTTGCGATCCCAGCCGCGGTCACTGCGATAGTCGCCACGACCTGAATTCATGCGGTTGCGGCTGGAGTTCGTGTCATAGTCACTTGTAGCTTGCCAGTTGTTGGAATAACGGTCGTCGTTTGAGTTATAGCGGTCAGTGCCGTAACGGATATCGCCGCCGTTGCTGCTGCCTCGGCCATAAGCCCCGCGGGTGCCACCTTCAAAGTCCCAGTCACGACGGCTACTGGAGCCTTCCATGTTATAGTCACGGGCACTTTCATCTTCATTGTAGCTTGAGAAGTTGCCACGTTGGGAATCTCTGTCGCCACTCCAACGGGATTCATTTCTGGAAGAATAGGATCCTTGTGAAGAGTAAGGGCGGCGGCTTTCATTTCTGTTTGATTTATTGTGCATAAATACTCCTTTTTTGTTGGAGTATCTAAGATCTACTTCAAGATTCTATCTGCCAATTCCGGTTGTTCAAATACAGCGATTCCCTTGGAGATTTGAAGAAATCGCAAATGTTAGATGGCAATGATACTGCGAATCCAGGGTTGACGTAATTTTCCGCGACCAATTTCGATCCGAACCTTACTGCCCAGTTGCAACTGATCATACAGTCCTGAAGAAATCATAATATCCAGGGGAAGTGTAAATTCTTGTGGAGGATTTGTCGGAGAGATTTGAATGTGGTAGGTGATGTAATGTCTGCCGCGACGGCGACGATGCATCTGCGTATAGTGTCCTTCGACCGAAGCTTCAATAGTTGTGCTGGCCGAACGATCCATATGAATATTGATGTCAGAGAACAGGGCAATACCACCGATGGGAATGCTGAATGCTAAAATCAACACGCCTTCAATAATAATTCTATGTCCACGTGAAGACCCCTTAAAAACTGAAAGAATCAAAAAGATCAGGCTAAGAGATAAAAATCCTGTGAATAGCAAAGCCACCTTTGCCATCGCATTGGAATTTAAATAAACGTCTTCATGAACCGTTGTCCATTGCAATAGACTAGATAAGCTGTATCCGGCGAAACCCCAGATCAAGGCTTCTGCCATAAGGGCTTTAATAAAAAACGGGTCAAATTCTTTAGACTGTTTTTGAATTTCTTCAAGCTGTTTAGAAAGCGCAGCCAGGAGATTCGCCGAGTTCACATCCACGCGGTGGTCGCCTCGGAAGTGGACTCGCAAAAGATTTCCATCTCCAAAAATATATTCACAACCATTGTTAAATAGCTCCAGGATCAGACGACGTGCTTCACGGTCTTGCTGAATCTTGCGCATAAAGGAAGAACTATCGGAGGCGATGTAAACCAAGTCATCGAAAGTCAAATCCTGCGTCTGGATTTCGTCAGCCAGCCCCCAGTTTTTAAAGAAGCGGTCCATCTTGGATTCACGAGTCAGCTTAAAAATGACTTTGCTTGGAAAAACGCGATTCCAGGATGTGGCTTGAACTGTTCCACTTTTATTCGTCATCACATTAGTGAAGAGCTCTATGCCATCATGCATAGATTTATTATCTGCCACGATTTTGATTCTGCGATTGCTAAAGCGGATCGCAAACGTCACAGCGCTAAAAAGAAGTTTAAGTAGGAGCCACATGGGTCAAGTGTATTCTGTTTTGTGTGAAGTACGAAGCAAAACTTGTCTTTTAAAACTTTCAACAGCAGGGGTACAGGTCTTTTCACTCTTCTTTTATAATTAACTTTTGTATGAAAGGGGACTCCCATGTGCTTAAAGGTCACGGTTCTATGTTTGGCAATATTTTTTGCAGCCTGCTCCCATAAGTCTGAACCCACACAGTTTTTTGGAGAGAACTTAACCATTCTTAAAGGCGCAAGGCTGATTGATGGTATGGGGACTCCCGCTCGCTATAATGTGAATATAATCCTAAAAGGCGACCGAATTAAAGCGATCTTGGATGCGAAAGAACCACTCCCCACAAGAACCAAAGTGTTTGAGTTAGAGGGTAAAACGATCATGCCGACCCTGATGTCTTCCCATGTTCATTTAGGAATGACCAACGGAGTGCAGTCGGGTTCGCGCCAAATCAACGAGGTGAATGATCTTCGCCAACTTTATAAGTTTGCGAAATACGGAGTGGGGACCGTTCTTTCCATGGGGACAGACTTGGATGTTATTTATAATATCCGGGCGAACAGTCAAAAAACCGACAGCACACTACCTTTGGTTTTAACGGCGGGACGTGGTTTTGGAGTTCCCGCAGGGGCGCCTCCAGCAGCGATGGGTATCGATCAGGTATATCGACCTAAAAGTGTCGCTGAGGCACGCAAACAAGTGAAAGAGCTTGCTCTTAAAAAGCCCAACGTCATCAAAATCTGGGTGGATGACTTTGATCATTCCATGAAAAAGAAAATGGATCCGCAAATCTATCAGGCCATTATTCAAGAAGCGCACGCTGCTAAAATTCCAGTCGTTGCTCACGTGTATTATCTGGAAGATGCGAAACTGTTGGCTCAAGCCGGAGTCGATATCTTCGGACACAGTATTCGGGACCAACCCGTGGATATGGAGCTGATGTCTTTGATGAAGTTGCATAATATTGCTTATATTCCCACACTCGCACTGGATGAGGCGGGATATGTATTCGCCGAAAAGCCAGCCTGGATGAAAGATGAATTTTTCCGCGCGGCCTTAGATCCTGGCGTGGAGGACTGGATAGCGAAAAGCTATAAATCCAAAGCCTCGTCCCGGGAAGATTTAAAAATGGCGATGAAAAATGTGATGACTTTATTTAAATCAGGCATCGTTGTCGGTCTTGGAACCGATTCCGGCGCGAACTTGCAACGCATTCAAGGATTCTCTGAGCATCGGGAATTGCAATTGCTGGTAG
This genomic window contains:
- a CDS encoding BON domain-containing protein, whose translation is MHNKSNRNESRRPYSSQGSYSSRNESRWSGDRDSQRGNFSSYNEDESARDYNMEGSSSRRDWDFEGGTRGAYGRGSSNGGDIRYGTDRYNSNDDRYSNNWQATSDYDTNSSRNRMNSGRGDYRSDRGWDRNSMDRNNQGMPYSRNYESTRFNSQEDRESDSSPSYGGYSRDYSSQNYSDRDYTGSQSYSGRGNRLREDNYGSHSGQGRDESRRSFEGRGPKSYTRSDDRIKEDVCDMLTRHSEIDANDIEVEVKNGEVTLSGTVNERRMKHMAEDLAERVSSVKDVTNNIRVQKESTHDWSSSSQSESSIDGTSSSTKGSSAGKRAGSSTGTNQNPNH
- a CDS encoding amidohydrolase family protein — protein: MCLKVTVLCLAIFFAACSHKSEPTQFFGENLTILKGARLIDGMGTPARYNVNIILKGDRIKAILDAKEPLPTRTKVFELEGKTIMPTLMSSHVHLGMTNGVQSGSRQINEVNDLRQLYKFAKYGVGTVLSMGTDLDVIYNIRANSQKTDSTLPLVLTAGRGFGVPAGAPPAAMGIDQVYRPKSVAEARKQVKELALKKPNVIKIWVDDFDHSMKKKMDPQIYQAIIQEAHAAKIPVVAHVYYLEDAKLLAQAGVDIFGHSIRDQPVDMELMSLMKLHNIAYIPTLALDEAGYVFAEKPAWMKDEFFRAALDPGVEDWIAKSYKSKASSREDLKMAMKNVMTLFKSGIVVGLGTDSGANLQRIQGFSEHRELQLLVEAGMTPVEAIRVATVNNANILGIAKEYAGIAEGMKANLLILDADPSEDIANTQKIHSVFINGKLIERR